In the genome of Anabrus simplex isolate iqAnaSimp1 chromosome 2, ASM4041472v1, whole genome shotgun sequence, the window accttactgtcacataaaatagaacattttaagtactgtaaatacaaggaatgcatacaattttgtaccttaacattgtttattatctgaatgcagatgactgattgaatgatatgttgtgttttgatgcaatatgtaggaacagagtatcatctatcatgtcttggtttcttcaaacactactctgccagagacttgtcatcctctagcagatacaaaagaagtacaaatctcaatattcctcatgcctcatttgacagactgaaagatgtatcatatagtaagtttcttgagataatacaaatgttgttgccataagcttttgacgtgtcagtgcaacgttagactgcagaaatgtattatgttgtaacttgacagttccagtctttctttcataaataaatgattttgtgttgtattgtattgttttctggctgacgaatattaattcatgattaacactactgaacgtaacttaatgaaattatgatatactatgatcacaaaaaaatgtggaaatttctacacaatttttatacTTGTAATACTGTgaatagtaggtagaatatagctccataaatcaaaagatcatgtttaatttcaatttacctttgaatcctacaaactccctccttagcatatgagtttcctttaatcattttggttcctgtgtatagctttctttcttacattgtatttatatttcatttcctgcataagtggcatatcttgatattATTGACTATTGAGGTTGGCTCAGTGTGTGTTAAAGGGGATCAAGGTGcgaggtgatgttagtgtctatttctgtcgtagttcataaccagagataaggattgccaatcccactcaccttctggtcacttccttccttccttccttccttccttccttccttccttccttccttccttccttccttccttccttcctttgcaagttagcttcttttttcctcagcagaaaaaagCAGCAAAGGTCAGTCCGGTTAGtcccttccttcatggctttgtgaattagtaaaaaataaaattataataagcagcacatgCTGGTAAGCTTCTTCTCTCcagcaagaaaaaataaaaaattaaataaataaataaataataataataataataataataataataataataataataataataataaagcacaggccaaccttcaggtgtatcattgttcagaatgaagtatttaAAAAagtaagagaaagaaaggaaagaaaaaagatatgaaagaaaagaaatgaatatatttaagagtggagggaggatgagaacctgggtacccgacttcctaaacgatttaaatcgcccgcccggtaattttagttttaCCCTACGACCGCCAGAGGCGCTAACATGCAATTCCCGGCAGTATTTGCGGCAGCCGTTGTATACAGGAGTTAAAAATAACGTTGAGTGTCAACTCTTACATATTCTCTTTGATTCTGAATATATCCAGGTCGGTAGAAAGGGTGTGTTAGTATGTCAAAAGTGGAAGATTTGGGATGCAGTTATTCTCCGTGGAACTTTTCTTGGATCGATGAAAATAAACTTGCGGCTATGGCTTGGCCGCAGACGCCAGCAAATCTTCGCTTCCTTGTGGATCTAGGTATTAAGTGTCTTGTTACACTGTCTCCCGAAATGAGACCTCCTATACATGCGTTCCCAGAGCTAAGTTGGGTTGAAATACCTATTGAGGAATTTGAACCCCCGACGATTTCTCAGATTTATGAATTCATTGATGTCTGCAAAAGATATCTCATGGACAATAAGGTGAGTTAAAGTTGTGATGGTAATTGTCTTAAGGGAGAATTCAATTATCCAACCGTAACGTAAGGAGTTAGATTAAGATCAtgcatgtttgtttgttttggtgaAACTTCCATGTGGGGTAACGAACTTGCCAAAGCTCCTGCTTTCCTGGCCCTCATACTACAGTATATTGTCCTGATTCTCCTGGTAAGCAAGGGTGATTGACAAAAATTAAGAAAAGAGACCGGAAATGTAGTCGCAGTTTTGACACGAACTATGCCTAGACGCAGACCATTCAAATTCCAACACCTGCTGTAATACAGAACGGTAGTGAAAATGACACGCAAAGCTACATAAATAATGTTAATCCCTTATTGCATCAGGGGCAGACCTATAGTAACCGGTACTCAAGGTTTCGTAACACGAGTCACCACTTAACCTATACGGCTCCCGTAAAGAattaggggactggaaataataattatattgcattgaaaattactcacatgtgttcTGGACTCTATTTTGAATAATACTAGGTCCCGAAATGTTGCATTCTTAGTGATTTTgagggtaatattggtaataattgcacataaaGAGTTTGAGGATGTAttcatgatagccatctttgtttccagagatgttatggtatagactggttattttgactttacagcaaagcatggaacttgcgataggtgaggaaagcatggatgttacaacataaagcatggaagttacaatgcaaagatgttattctcatgacagagcttggtctggattttggaaagataggttacagctactatattattttttttccttgccatgcgggcagtatgcgccgcggcgatagtcgAAGGGAAGgtgggggccactgttctcatgagagagcttggtctggattttgcaaagataggttacagctactaattTATATAATGTTTCTTgtcgtgcgggcagtatgcgccgtgacgatagttaagagcctctcgaagggtgTGTGGCCTACTAAATTAGAGTTGTAACATCTGTACTtggcattgtaacttccatgctttcttttctttcttttcttgctagttgctttacgtcgcaccgacacagataggttttatggcgacgatgggacaggaaagggctaggtgtgggaaggaattggccgtggccttaattaaggtacagccccggcatttgcctggtgtgaaaatgggaaaccacggaaaaccatcttcagggctgctgatagtggggttcgaacctactatctcccgaatacaggatactggccgcacttaagcgactgcagctatcgagctcggttccatgCTTTCCTCGCCTATCATGCTTTGCTGTAAAATCAAAGTAACCAGTCTGTTCCAGCATTCAAAGATTTCCTCCCTTAACCATTCCAGTCAGATACGTTTTTCCAATATTAGCAGCATTATTTACCTTCGAGAGTATGGATTCCAAATATGACAATTTTGCtgctatatttttttgttttgtttattgtttgTAATCTCATTTGGGTCAACATTCAAAAGACTGGTTTCATGAAGCACTCCATGATATCCTATCCGGTGCTAATCTCTTAATTTATAcctaactacttcatcctacatccACTTAACTTCTTCATGTTCTTTGTCTTGGCCTCCCCCTGTATGTCCCTccaaaaccaattgaacaagcccTAGGGGTTTCAAGATGTGTACTATCAATCTGTCTCAACTTCCATAGAAATCTTGCCAACCTCTCACGAGTCTGATTCGTTCTCTATTTGTAATTCAATTTGCCCATCTTGACTTCAGCAGTATAAGCAACTATTCCCTTTCTGTCTATGTCAGTTATTGTCCGTGCAGAGCCAAGTGCAACACAAAAGTACTCGGTAACACTTTTTTAATATCCTTGTCTATGATGAGCAAATTTCTTTCAGCCAGAAAAATATTCCTTATTTGGGCTAGTATACATGTTACGTCATCCTTTTTTAAATCATTAGTTAttccaagtaacagtattcatttaCTTTCTCTAggacttcatttcctgcatcacctgatatCATTTGACTACCTTCCATTACTTTTGctgtaaatttatttttcattttatgtcgcatcgacacagataggtcttatggcgacgatggtacaggatagagctaggactgggaaggaagcggctgtggccttagtaaaaatgcgtggtgtgaaaatgggaaaccacgcaaaaccatcttcagcgctgctgacagtggggtacgaaccaatttatttattttcatcttgcacttcttctcataggggctgcctggccgaggcgataaaggcgtgctcggttcgcccggaaggacgtgggttcgaatccccgtcaggaagtcgtaaaatttaagaagcgagatttccacttccggaggtgcacatggccctaacgttcattcagcctacaccaaaaatgagtaccaggttaattccagggggcaaaggtggccgggcgtaaagctaaccactctaccccatcaagtgccgaggttacgaatagtggaagcctttaccttccacccctccaagggcctttatggcatgtacggagatgactttgctttgctttgctttactttttcTCATAGATCATCCCCACAACATTCAGCAGTTTCCTTCAATCTTCTGCagaatcagataaaataatatttgaTTACACTTTCGTAGCTACTTCGCATTTTTAGGAGGataaaaattgtgaaataattaTGTGAAACAATACCTAAGTATGTGAGAGGAGATATTCTTAGTTTATGtttgccagggacccaccagccAGCTCCTAGAAATATTTATTATATAGAAAAATGAAATTGACAATACAAAAATCTGTCGTGTGTAGCTATTTTATGTGTTGCAATTAGCTGCAGGGCAGTTTTGATTGCCTAAAATAGAGCTCTAATCGTGTCTTGGCCACTGCTACCACGTTGCATGAAAATAATGAAACCGCAAAATTCGAAAGTGGATTGTCCTGGCTTGTGACAGTTTTAGTTAAACTTATACTCTCTCATGTACTTGTCCCTAGCTAATGGTGTTTTATATAACCAGTGGGCTTATGAACAGCCAGTACTGTTTcaggggatactagaggcctgtggGTCATTTTGCGGCTCTAACCTGGGCTAAGACCCACAGAGCCCCTTTTCCTTGTCCCCAGTCTTGTCTCTATccagacctaaccagtccagaccaatggtcttgtcactaactggacctaaccaatccagaccaatggtcttgccattAGCCTGTCCCAAGTTCACAAATTGACACCCAAGTGTAGCACGCTGTGACATAGGGTGAGCTGCGGCATGTTGCATTCTTAACGTCACTTTCGCAAACTAGTTAGTTACGATTTACCCAATATTCTTCTCTCCTCTCCCTGCTACGTTCCTTGCACCATGTTGGGGTCACGGCTGCCATAGGTTCAACATTTGTGGACTTGACCCATTTTTACggccatggggttttcttgggaacattacagtggtggtttcccgttgccttccactgtcctccactcctgttggctcactgacccatTTTTCCGCTGGGGTTGaaaacccaaccttccactgggttgctcagcttaacaggggcaccacgcgtaggtaggatttggagaattgaggtgtgagaggctaagtgaactctcttggtgagtttatatattctcatcacacccccgtttctagCCATTGTCTCAAGATGTtcggagtttcaagttccccagtcggatctccggcgGGAACgacgttgagagaagcctcaagaaatgtgcgatgctgcaaggaacagtaggcctactgtttaggaacttggaatgtaagatccatgtatcaaggaaagctggatatagtcaaacgagaaatgaagagactgggcatcgatatactgggaataagtgaagtgagatggattggtattggtgaatttgctacagatgagtacatagtctactattctggacatgaaaaccaaagaaaaaatggagttgccctcatagttagcaacagggtgcgtaacactataatgaggtgcaattttaaaactgatagaatgatgtctgtacgttttcaaggccaacaTCTTAACATCACAGTCATTCAAATTTACGCTCCAACCAccgaagctgaagaggaagatattgaccagttctatgaagacttacgagaattgctacagttaacaccaaagaaggttgtcgtcttcattattggcgactagaatgccaaagtaggaaatcaaactgtagatcgAGTAATGGGAAAATATGGCCTTGGGACAACAAATGatgctggacagagactcctagaattctgtcaagacaactcactggtcattaccaacacactgtttcaattgcccaaacgacgcctatacacctggacctcgccagatagtaaatgtcggaatcagattgactacacactttgtagtcagaggtggaggagcgctgtacagtcatccaaaacaaggcctggggctgattgttgATCAGaccacgagctcttaatttccaaattccggctcaaattaaaaatGATTGACAAAGCCAAACCATCAAGCAGGtttgacctaaatagcatacctcttgaatatacagtagaggttagaaacagatttaatggattagatttaagagatatggtcccagaagagctatggtcagaagtacgctgtgttgttaaggagacagcggaaaagcatattcccaagaaaatgaacaagaagaaggccaaatggttatcgggtgaagcactacaaatagcagaagaaagaaggaatgcaaaaatcaaaggggaatggtcgaagatgtctaaattaaatgcagagtttcagaaactagctagaagagataggaatgcctttttgaatgaacagtgcaaggaagttgaggaaaataacagactgggtaagaaaAGAGATCTTTAAATAAGAATTGGACACATCAGAGGGAAATTACAGGCGAAGATTGGaataataaaagataaaaatggaaaagatcttactgaagcacaggagattaaagaaaggtggagggaatatgtaggcaatttgtataggaaagatcggaatactcctgatgatgaagttgcTCTGTTGTCaaagccagaaccagatatcctagaaagtgaggtcaggtgggccctagaaagtattgcaaacaataaggcaagtggttatgatggaatcccagcagaactgttcaaaatccaaggagaggatgctgtgaaagtcctacattcaatatgtcagcaaatatggaaaatccagcagtggccaaaagattgcaaaaactcagtgttcatcccattccaaagaagggcagtgctaaagaatgttcaaactaccgaacaatcgcacttacatcgcatgctagtaaggttatgctcaagatcctgcaaaataggcttcggcagtatgtagatcgagaactacctgaagaacaagccgatttccgcaaaggcagaggaaccagcgatcaaattgctaatattcgctggattatggagaaagcaagagaattccagaaagacctatacttatgctttattgactatgctcatgCCTTTAACTAtgttgaccacaataaattgtggcaagtactcaagactatgagagtaccagatcatcttatttgccttaagAGAAATCTCtgctctgatcaggaagctacggtgagaaccatatatggaacaactgaatgggtcaagattgagaaaggtgtacgtcaaggctgcatattgtcaccttatttattcaacttatatgcagagtatgtgatgaggaatgccaaattagatgaaacaaactggagctaaaattggtgggaggcatataaataaccttagatacgctgatgacaccaccctgttggcagaaagtgaagaacaacttaagtatctactaatgaaggtgaaagaagaaagtgcaaaagctggactaaggttgaatgtcaaaaaacaaagatcatggcaactaaacctatcacctcctggcatataaatggtgaaacaataaaggttgttcctagtttcatctacttgggctccaaaataaatgctgacggcgattgcagccatgaaattaagagacggttgctccttgggaggaaggcaatggccaaccttgataacattttcaagagtagagacgtaaccttaagaacgaagattcgtatagtgaaggttatggtcttcccagtagcaatgtacggaagcgagacctggacagtaagaaaggctgagcgtcgaagaatagacgcatttgaactatggtgttggagaaaactccttagagttccgtggactgcgaagagatctaataagtctaTATTACAGGAAATCagcccaggctgttcactggaaggtcaaatactcagacaaaaactaaagtacttcggtcatattatgagaaacatgattcactggaaaagaccttaatgctggggaagactgatggtaacaggagaagagggcgacaacggatgaggtggattgatggcatcaagaaagccacggctctcaatttagaaagacttcggaaaatagtatacaacaggaagaaatggcgcactttggtctatggggtcacggagagtcgaaagcgactaaacgactaacaacaacagcCCCTCTTGATGTCAAACCTATGCGAAGGTGTTTATTGAAATACcatgtatttctgtagtggttagcAGTGAGGGATGTtctgtgtaaatgaagaggtgtgtagtAAGACAAACACTTTACATGTAGTCCCTGAACCACAGGAATTAAATTGACACTGCTTAAGTGCCTGGCCCAGCTGGGAGTTAAATCTAAATCTTCTGAACTGAATGCTGCTGCGTTGAACATCCAGCAAAGAAATTGTTCTTGGATAAAATAGCATTGTCATCAGCAAATTTTTGAGTTCTGATTCACTCTCCTTGAACTGTGAATTATTTTTCCCAATTCCTCTCcagtttcctttactgcctgttctaaagAAACGTTAAGAAGCAGCAGTGACAAACTGCAAACCTGCTTCACTCCTTCTCGATAGTTGCAACCTTGCAAGTTGCAACCTCTTCAATATCCGCTAGTTCTTATCACTGCAGTTTGATTTTAGTACAGGTTATAGGTAACCCTTCTTTCTTATCTCATTTCTTCCAATTTTTGGCGAGTGAGAACTGCAGTATTTGAGTGGGAACTGTCGTGAAGGGGAATGACATCCTGTGTAGGTTGGTTGCGTTGTTTGCGGCATTAAGTAAGTTTGACCTTATGAAATTCTAAAATGAAAGGGTCCAGCTGTTCAATGCTTTATCTCATATATTCAGTTATATATTAGTGGGAATATGTTTCGTCTCCTATGGAGACACCTTCACTTCCTAGAAAGATAAGCATAAGATTACAAGAACAACActtaatattattacatatttgGTTTTTTAAAAGATAATGGGtcgtgtgaataaaaatgagcacgcactctttactcgcaAATGTAGAGcgggcactcgcaatgaggtgaataaaaaccaccGGGTGGtagcagtcactcacagcagacctgtgaccttgagcacacactccagtcactcgagtagcagagtgggctcTCCATATTTCTGGTGAATAAATATAAAACAGGCACTCATTCCAGTAAGCGcttgctcatgtttccttgagcgaATTCAGTAGGTGACTCCTAATGATAGTGTCAATTTCAATAGCATGGCAGAGTTTATGATGGTGGTTAAGCGGAAAAGAACTTCGCAGAGAATCTTCTCAACTTGATTAGAAAGTGTTATATAGTTCCAGTAAGGAGCATGttgaatggttagcggagcatttccttgggctATCCGAAGAAACcagaggtggtgcactaacaaatgaagaaaaaaatgagaatcttcttgcgttatgttaCTGACCCTGGGTTTCAgtgtggagttggtgaagacatctcggagcaCTGTGTGAAAAACATTTGCGCAGGTTTGACATGaatagaaatgaaagcagattattagataaaattccaacaaacgTTGCTCAGATGCAAGGAAGCACAGGAAGTGGCAAGAACGTTTTAGCGCCCTTATGCTGTCGGAGCTGTAGACACTACTCATGTACAAATtaagaagccacatgttcatgagaatgagtaggcctacatttacagaaaaggcgaccctagcattaatgtacaggcaacttgcaatggaaaggaagagttcaaccagtgtagatgtattATGGCCTGACTCTGTCCCTGACTCTCGAATTTGGaggaactccgatgtttgcagagttacgacgcctctgttggaagtcgaagggatgacgacacctgcagatctggctccttaaaatTACGTTCAATTGTCAATATACTATTTGCATCATTATGaattttttattactttcattataccattttcctcaatttttTAATGTCTTTATTTTCAGGCTATGTTTTCCTCAGATGGacgatggtagggttattctccccaTGCATCAGATTCATCTGCCGCTTCTCCCATTAGTTTTAACGatgtgggtttgtttccagtaCGCTTTAAAactatatttcagtcttgttttaaCGTTTTGTAAATTTTTAGCAAAGGTTGTTAGGCGGAaatatttaagttaaatttagcaagtagttcacactgaactgcatttattacACTTGTTTTCTTATGCTTCTTATCtggtaactgtgactttgaaaacagaattgtatgttcctttaaaatggagatacaAGCGGACTGGAATTATACATTATCTTCTGCCATGTTGAGCATTGAACTGTCCGGAAGCCCTCAAAgtatacatggcacgtgcacgaccttaATCATTGACACTGAGTTGCTGCTCCAGACACTCAAGTTTACGCTGTGCTTCCAccctacatttttattcaccaGAAATGTGGAGTGGAAGCTTTTCGGCAGGGAGACACTCAGACACTCGGTGAGCACACGCTCATgtgcttagactcatttttattcacaccacccaatgtcTTTATGTTGAATCGTATCTTGAGCACCAAATTTGCAGTCTATGTCGACACACACTTGTATTTAAATCTTGTAAGGACAACTATACAATTACTTACGTGGATGATGAGTCTGTAAACTAAACTGTATGTTGAGCACCAAGCT includes:
- the LOC136862753 gene encoding dual specificity protein phosphatase 23 isoform X2; its protein translation is MSKVEDLGCSYSPWNFSWIDENKLAAMAWPQTPANLRFLVDLGIKCLVTLSPEMRPPIHAFPELSWVEIPIEEFEPPTISQIYEFIDVCKRYLMDNKQTPDYPGADYPVCELSVHPRACGGSLSDGQRKNWSDGGLLPGPLL
- the LOC136862753 gene encoding dual specificity protein phosphatase 23 isoform X1, with amino-acid sequence MSKVEDLGCSYSPWNFSWIDENKLAAMAWPQTPANLRFLVDLGIKCLVTLSPEMRPPIHAFPELSWVEIPIEEFEPPTISQIYEFIDVCKRYLMDNKPVGVHCRMGRGRTGVMAACYLVHFYNQAPERAILNVRLARPGSVETYNQEKAVIAYHDSLRHTSR